A stretch of the Staphylococcus sp. NRL 16/872 genome encodes the following:
- a CDS encoding DegT/DnrJ/EryC1/StrS aminotransferase family protein has protein sequence MSKKNIPFSPPTIEQSDIDKVVEVLKSGWITTGPKTKQFEENITEYVGSSRTVALNSCTAALEMTLRVLGIGEGDEVIVPAYTYTATASVVAHTGATIKMIDTARDSFEMDYDILSECITEKTKAIIPVDIAGKPVNYDVIFNIVEQKKELFKADNKWQEAFNRVVVIADGAHSFGAKSHNISIGNIADFTCFSFHAVKNLTTGEGGAVTWKKNSSLNDDEIYQQYMLLSLHGQSKDALAKTKAGNWEYDIIAPLYKCNMTDIQAAIGITQLERYEEILGRRKEIIAIYDKVLDSNNIEVLHHYDNERESSGHLYLTRVKDMTGEQRNQVIEKMAEKGIATNVHYKPLPLLTAYKDLGFDMQNYPNAYNQFINEITLPLHLQITNEDAEYVAKTFLEVINEVVN, from the coding sequence ATGAGTAAAAAAAATATTCCATTTTCACCACCAACTATTGAACAAAGTGATATTGATAAAGTTGTAGAAGTTCTAAAGTCTGGTTGGATTACTACTGGACCAAAGACTAAACAATTCGAAGAAAATATTACTGAATATGTTGGTAGCTCTAGAACAGTTGCTTTAAATTCTTGTACAGCTGCTTTAGAAATGACTTTAAGAGTATTAGGTATTGGCGAGGGCGATGAGGTTATCGTGCCTGCCTATACTTACACTGCAACTGCCTCTGTTGTGGCTCATACTGGCGCTACAATTAAAATGATAGATACTGCTAGAGATTCATTTGAAATGGACTATGATATTTTAAGTGAGTGTATAACTGAAAAAACTAAAGCTATTATTCCAGTAGATATAGCAGGGAAACCGGTAAACTATGATGTGATTTTCAATATTGTCGAACAGAAGAAAGAACTATTTAAGGCTGATAATAAATGGCAAGAAGCTTTTAATAGGGTAGTAGTTATTGCAGATGGTGCTCATTCGTTTGGAGCAAAAAGTCATAATATTTCAATTGGAAATATTGCAGATTTCACATGTTTTTCATTCCATGCTGTTAAAAACTTAACTACTGGAGAAGGTGGCGCAGTGACATGGAAAAAGAACTCGTCTCTTAATGATGATGAAATTTATCAGCAATATATGTTATTAAGTTTGCATGGCCAATCAAAAGATGCTCTTGCTAAGACTAAAGCAGGAAACTGGGAGTACGATATTATTGCTCCATTATATAAATGTAATATGACAGATATTCAAGCAGCAATTGGTATTACTCAGTTAGAAAGATATGAAGAGATTCTTGGAAGAAGAAAAGAAATTATTGCTATTTATGATAAAGTGTTAGATTCAAATAATATTGAAGTACTTCATCATTATGATAATGAAAGAGAATCATCAGGTCATTTATATCTAACTAGAGTAAAAGATATGACTGGTGAACAACGAAATCAAGTTATAGAAAAAATGGCTGAAAAAGGAATAGCTACAAATGTTCATTATAAACCGCTACCTTTGCTAACAGCATATAAAGACTTAGGCTTTGATATGCAAAATTATCCAAATGCATATAATCAATTTATAAATGAAATTACTTTGCCTCTACACTTACAAATCACTAATGAAGATGCTGAATATGTAGCTAAAACATTTTTAGAAGTAATAAATGAGGTGGTCAATTAA